The sequence ATCCATCGAACGTGTGCTGGTATTTTTCGCAAGCCCATGCGCGTACAGGACATGGCCTGGCCTCACGGCATTTTCACCTATTATACATTAGATCGAGCAGTCGTCAAATTGAAAGCCTGGGAAAATGCCGTCGGCATCTCCGGCGCCAAACGCTCCATCCCCTTTCATACCGTTTCATCGCGTCCGTCGTGCGCGCGTTGACCAAATGGCCGGCGTGGATTACAATTCATCCGGCAATCCTGGGAGATGAGAGTGAGGAACGTACGATGTCGGTGACGCCCATGCGCCGGCAGTATCTGAATATCAAACGCCAGTATCCCGACGCCATCCTGCTCTTCCGGCTGGGGGATTTTTACGAGACCTTCGACGATGATGCCCGCATTGTCTCGCAGGTGTGCGATATCGTGCTCACCTCGCGGCCGGTGGGGGGCGATAAGCGGGTCCCGCTGGCCGGCGTCCCGTATCACGCCCTCGAGAGCTACCTGGCCAAACTGCTGGCCGCCGGCTATAAGGTCGCCATCTGCGAGCAGGTCAGCGATCCCAATGGGCGCGACCTCGTGGAGCGGGAGGTGGTGCGGGTGGTGACGCCCGGCACAGTGATTGAGCCGGCCCTCCTGCCGGAGCGGCGCAACAATTACATCGCCGCGGTGATCCTGGAGGGGGAACGGGCCGGCCTGGCCTATGCCGATATCACCACCGGGGAATTCGCTACCACCCAGATGGAAAGCCGCGATATCCTCCAGCGCCTGACGGAGGAGCTGGCGCGGCTTCAGCCGGCGGAGCTCCTGTGGCCGGCGGGGAGCGCGTGGCCGGCGGCATTCCAGACGCTTCCCTCGGCCCGCACCGAATATGACGACTGGCATTTCGATGAGGAGACCGCCCGGCGGGCGCTGATGGACCATTTCGGCGTCTCTACGCTGGCCGGCTATGGCTGTGACGGCCTGCCGCTGGCGGTGCGGGCGGCCGGCGCGCTCCTGCAGTACCTTCAGCATACACAGAAAGGGGCGCTCTCCCAACTGACCGGCCTGCATACCTATTCCACCGAAGATTTCATGACCCTCGACCCGGCCACCCGCCGCAACCTGGAGCTGGTGGAGACCATCCGCACCCACTCTACGGAGGGTTCTCTGCTGGGGGTGCTGGACCACACGCGCACTTCCATGGGGGCGCGGTTACTGCGGCAGTGGCTGAACCAACCCCTGTTGGATCGCACCCGGCTGGAGCGCCGGCTGGACTGCGTCCAGGCCCTGGTCGAGGATGGCCTCCTGCGCGCCAACCTGCGCAAGCATCTGGAGAAAGTCGGGGACCTGGAGCGGCTCATCAATCGCGTGCGGATGGGCACCGCTCGGCCGCGTGATTTGGTGGGACTGCGGCGGGGACTGGAGGTGGTGCCGGAGATCGCCGGCCTGGCGGAGAAGATGCCGGCCGGCTCGGCGCTGGCGGAGCTGGTGGCCGGCCTGGATGCCTGTGGGGAGGTGGTGGACCTGCTGGCGCGCGCGGTGGTCGAGGACCCGCCGGCGTTATTATCCCAGGGCGGCGTCATCCGTGAGGGGTTTCATGCCGAGCTGGACGAACTGCGCCGCCGCTCGCGCGATGCCAAGGATTGGGTAGCGCGGCTGGAGCAGACGGAGCGGGAGCGCACGGGCATCAAGTCGCTGAAGGTGGGCTATAACAAGGTCTTCGGCTATTACGTGGAGGTGACGCGGCCGAACCTGCACCTGGTGCCGGCGGACTACATCCGCAAGCAGACGCTGGCCAACGCCGAGCGCTTCGTCACCCCTGAGCTTAAGGAGTATGAGGCGCTGATCCTGCACGCGGAGGACCGCATCCTGGAGCTGGAGGCGTTGCTCTTCAAGGAGGTTTGCGAACGGGTGGCGGCGGAGGCCGGTCGGGTCCTCGACACGGCGCGCCGGCTGGCGCAGTTGGATGTCCTGGCGTCGCTGGCGGAGGTGGCGGTCGCCCACCGCTATGTGCGGCCGGAGATCACCGAGGATGATGTGATTGACATCCGCGCCGGCCGGCATCCCGTAGTGGAAGTCACCCTGCGCGACCATCCCTTTGTGCCCAACGACGTGTATCTCTCGCCGGAACAGCAGATCATCATCCTGACAGGGCCGAACATGAGTGGTAAATCCACGTATCTGCGCATGACGGCCCTGATTGTGCTGATGGCGCAGATCGGATCATTTGTGCCGGCGGACGCCGCGCATATCGGCCTGGTGGACCGCATTTTCACGCGCATCGGTGCGCAGGATGAGATCGCCGCCGGCCAGTCCACCTTTATGGTGGAGATGATCGAGACGGCCAACATCCTGCATCACGCTACGCCGCGCAGTCTGGTCATCCTCGACGAGATCGGGCGCGGCACGAGCACGTATGACGGCATCTCCATCGCCTGGGCGGTGGTGGAGTACCTCCATCATCATCCCAACCTGCGCGCCAAGACCCTGTTCGCCACCCATTATCATGAGCTTACGGAGCTGGCGGAGCGGCTTCCGCACGTGCGCAATTACAACGTGCAGGTCACCGAGGTGGGGGATCAGATTGTGTTCCAGCACCGCATTGTGCCGGGTGGGGCGGATAAGTCCTACGGCATCCACGTGGCGCAGTTGGCCGGCCTGCCGCGCGCCGTGGTACAGCGGGCGCAGGAGATACTGGAGCGGCTGGAGCGCAACGGCACACGGGCGCCGGCGGCCGGCGTGCGCGAGCCGCCGGCGAGCCAGCTTCCCCTCTTCACCCTCACGGACCCCATCGTGGAGGAGCTGTTACAGCTTGACATCAACACCATGACGCCGCTGGAAGCCCTGAACACGCTGTATGCCCTGCAGAAGCGGGCACAGTCCAGGGGGAAGCGATGACGGCACGTTTTGCGCTTTCCGCCGGCGGGGTCGTTCTGCGAAGGGGGCCGGCCGGCGGCTGGGAGGTGGCGC is a genomic window of Anaerolineae bacterium containing:
- the mutS gene encoding DNA mismatch repair protein MutS, giving the protein MSVTPMRRQYLNIKRQYPDAILLFRLGDFYETFDDDARIVSQVCDIVLTSRPVGGDKRVPLAGVPYHALESYLAKLLAAGYKVAICEQVSDPNGRDLVEREVVRVVTPGTVIEPALLPERRNNYIAAVILEGERAGLAYADITTGEFATTQMESRDILQRLTEELARLQPAELLWPAGSAWPAAFQTLPSARTEYDDWHFDEETARRALMDHFGVSTLAGYGCDGLPLAVRAAGALLQYLQHTQKGALSQLTGLHTYSTEDFMTLDPATRRNLELVETIRTHSTEGSLLGVLDHTRTSMGARLLRQWLNQPLLDRTRLERRLDCVQALVEDGLLRANLRKHLEKVGDLERLINRVRMGTARPRDLVGLRRGLEVVPEIAGLAEKMPAGSALAELVAGLDACGEVVDLLARAVVEDPPALLSQGGVIREGFHAELDELRRRSRDAKDWVARLEQTERERTGIKSLKVGYNKVFGYYVEVTRPNLHLVPADYIRKQTLANAERFVTPELKEYEALILHAEDRILELEALLFKEVCERVAAEAGRVLDTARRLAQLDVLASLAEVAVAHRYVRPEITEDDVIDIRAGRHPVVEVTLRDHPFVPNDVYLSPEQQIIILTGPNMSGKSTYLRMTALIVLMAQIGSFVPADAAHIGLVDRIFTRIGAQDEIAAGQSTFMVEMIETANILHHATPRSLVILDEIGRGTSTYDGISIAWAVVEYLHHHPNLRAKTLFATHYHELTELAERLPHVRNYNVQVTEVGDQIVFQHRIVPGGADKSYGIHVAQLAGLPRAVVQRAQEILERLERNGTRAPAAGVREPPASQLPLFTLTDPIVEELLQLDINTMTPLEALNTLYALQKRAQSRGKR